From the genome of Leishmania braziliensis MHOM/BR/75/M2904 complete genome, chromosome 26, one region includes:
- a CDS encoding farnesyltransferase beta subunit has translation MNLAPDTITTEAQRKTELLLLDYLRSTNPHVYALWKYHPDKDKDDSSFSAASSSSSPDADRGTGSDDHDDERASASSSSAGPTLTDPFVCEWPRFHRAAHVRFLMENLNAAPQGMSGLYPSRPWIVYWALQAADVLSVMENEVLHRTPPSAIVAFLHSCLSIDHTCQAEVNNRLAVAAKSTSKAEEVKATHTTGTLAGSRTTSVIPASDSDDATSATFMPLEGTAEVIDGPSRPVIGFAGGARHQEPHIASSYAACCALAILSWYEDGASLRQLPRAAIKRWLLTLRNEDGSFRVHGGGESDIRASYCAAVMTTLLGLDDPETFDGEAGRREFVDDVRDAPVLTVQTARFVAACQTHEGGFTCSATASEAHGAYTQCGLAALLLMKQPHMVHQTSLRRWLAARQLNCEGGFNGRTNKLVDSCYSYWIGASHVLLRTVEAYTKCFTEVPNTPSGNEDSTEANEDGGTEDDDSSPSSRCLRAREVLLLDHAQLLDVKMIHASADDAWDHAEGEYLTRLDMVDQFLGADDEVLRSAEGKKAANTALYERLLETQLAAERSSNGDGDAAAGDVQGSLEAWRARQAFLYADVGDFYFNQRKLQDYVLRCCQDPEIGGLMDKPGTAHDGYHTCYSLSGMSAAQNLQYRTHATAATVAAYTSPYLGRAFARSYLPARESSSMRSSNEASYGVVLDLSSTSAAAESMILQTTNPIFNIHQSRVLSALRVWSAKTFV, from the coding sequence ATGAACTTGGCGCCGGACACCATCACgacagaggcgcagcgcaagACGGAGTTGTTGCTGCTCGATTACCTGCGCAGCACAAACCCTCACGTTTACGCGCTATGGAAGTATCACCCGGACAAGGACAAGGACGactcctctttctccgccgcgtcgtcgtcgtcgtctccgGATGCCGATCGTGGCACCGGAAGTGATGACCACGACGACGAAAGGGCTagcgcgtcctcctcctcagcagGGCCGACACTAACGGATCCGTTTGTCTGCGAATGGCCGCGCTTCCACCGTGCCGCTCACGTCCGCTTCCTCATGGAAAACCTCAACGCGGCGCCGCAGGGCATGTCCGGTCTCTACCCTTCGCGGCCGTGGATCGTATACTGGGCCTTACAAGCTGCCGACGTGCTGAGTGTCATGGAAaacgaggtgctgcaccgTACCCCACCAAGCGCAATCGTGGCGTTCCTGCACAGCTGTCTCAGCATTGACCACACATGCCAAGCGGAGGTAAACAACCGGCTCGCGGTTGCCGCCAAGTCCACTAGTAAAGCTGAGGAAGTGAAAGCTACTCACACCACCGGCACCCTTGCGGGAAGCAGAACAACATCCGTGATACCCGCGagtgacagcgacgacgcgaCGAGCGCCACCTTCATGCCACTAGAGGGTACTGCAGAGGTGATTGACGGTCCCTCGCGGCCGGTGATAGGGTTTGCCGGTGGCGCCAGGCACCAAGAGCCAcacatcgcctcctcctACGCAGCCTGCTGCGCTCTCGCGATATTGAGCTGGTATGAGGACGGGGCGTCACTGCGGCAACTTCCGCGCGCCGCGATCAAACGGTGGCTTCTCACACTGCGCAACGAGGATGGCAGCTTTCGCgtgcacggcggcggtgagtcGGATATTCGTGCCTCGTACTGCGCCGCAGTCATGACAACCCTTCTCGGGCTCGATGACCCCGAAACTTTTGACGGTGAGGCCGGCCGCCGCGAGTTTGTCGACGACGTGCGCGACGCCCCGGTTCTCACAGTGCAGACGGCACGCTTTGTTGCCGCCTGCCAGACCCATGAAGGCGGCTTCACATGCTCGGCCACCGCATCGGAGGCGCACGGGGCGTATACCCAATGCGGCCTGGCCGCCCTGCTGCTCATGAAGCAGCCGCACATGGTACATCAGACTTCACTGCGTCGCTGGCTCGCTGCACGTCAGCTGAACTGTGAAGGCGGCTTCAACGGTCGCACAAACAAGCTAGTCGACTCGTGCTACTCGTATTGGATCGGCGCATcgcacgtgctgctgcgtacGGTCGAGGCATACACAAAGTGCTTCACCGAAGTGCCTAACACACCGTCAGGTAACGAAGACAGCACGGAAGCTAACGAAGATGGTGGCACTGAGGATGACGATTCTTCCCCGTCCTCTCGCTGTCTTCGGGCTCGagaagtgctgctgctggaccaCGCGCAGCTACTCGACGTAAAGATGATTCACGCTAGCGCCGATGACGCCTGGGACCATGCTGAGGGGGAGTACCTGACGCGACTGGATATGGTGGATCAGTTCCTTGGTGCCGATGATGAGGTGCTGCGGTCGgcagaaggaaagaaagcaGCCAACACGGCCTTGTATGAGCGTCTACTGGAGACCCAGCTCGCCGCAGAGCGCAGTTCTAacggcgatggcgacgcgGCTGCGGGAGACGTGCAGGGCAGCCTGGAGGCATGGCGAGCGCGCCAAGCTTTCCTCTACGCCGATGTGGGCGACTTCTACTTCAACCAGCGCAAACTGCAGGACTATGTCCTGCGCTGTTGTCAGGATCCCGAGATTGGTGGCTTGATGGACAAGCCCGGCACAGCACACGACGGGTACCACACGTGCTACTCGCTCTCAGGGATGAGTGCAGCGCAGAACTTGCAGTATCGGACTcatgccaccgctgccaccgtcgcggCCTACACCTCTCCCTACCTCGGACGCGCCTTCGCCCGCTCGTATCTCCCAGCACGTGAGAGCAGTagcatgcgcagcagcaacgaggcTAGCTATGGTGTAGTGTTGGACTTATCAagcacctccgccgctgcggaaTCGATGATTCTGCAGACAACGAACCCAATCTTTAACATTCATCAATCGCGCGTGCTCTCcgcgctgcgtgtgtggagtGCAAAGACGTTCGTGTAA